The Nerophis lumbriciformis linkage group LG24, RoL_Nlum_v2.1, whole genome shotgun sequence genome includes a region encoding these proteins:
- the cmc4 gene encoding cx9C motif-containing protein 4 — protein MPQKDPCQKQACAIQACLQANKYVEVKCVDVIHHMRECCRIHAEHSACCSGFKHTPARPSKDLA, from the exons atGCCACAAAAAGACCCGTGTCAAAAACAAGCCTGTGCAATCCAGGCGTGTTTACAAG CTAACAAGTACGTGGAGGTCAAGTGCGTGGATGTCATCCATCACATGCGGGAGTGCTGCAGAATACACGCCGAACACTCTGCATGCTGCTCCGGCTTTAAACACACGCCAGCACGACCTTCTAAAGACTTGGCTTga